Proteins encoded together in one Bdellovibrionota bacterium window:
- a CDS encoding TolC family protein yields the protein YPSLALKATEQIQDVPDTPTSGGNTSVQGTFVRRSRPEVAVEGKYTLFSGLREYSGLAASKATVRQRSFEYDRAKQGLYAELATAFYLTISRAKEIELLEASIKILNDRIRELSNFERLGKSRPSERVSVEADRERAQADTKQLEGELNALKYLMGFYLGVETLPPLEEGSVDPVTAPTLQECVDDVTKRPDIEALRASVERYKKEVRFYKGGYAPTLDFIGRYYPYRVGFVEDIDWDLEFVLNFPFFEGGQTRAEVKGALARVRQSELTLQETERKAKYEVQSKHALLLAALERYSALLKSTELNEKNYKLQSKEYRLGLVTNLDVLKVLEQFYQTRRDLENTRLRTKQLLAELNAARGKIPAETP from the coding sequence TATCCGAGCCTCGCGTTGAAGGCCACGGAACAGATTCAGGATGTTCCCGACACACCCACAAGCGGCGGAAACACATCCGTCCAGGGAACGTTCGTCCGCCGATCGCGCCCCGAGGTGGCGGTGGAAGGGAAGTACACGCTCTTCTCGGGCCTGCGGGAGTACTCCGGTCTGGCGGCCTCCAAAGCCACGGTCCGCCAACGATCTTTTGAATACGATCGGGCCAAACAAGGTCTGTACGCCGAGCTGGCGACGGCATTTTATCTCACGATCAGCCGGGCCAAGGAGATCGAACTGCTCGAAGCTTCGATCAAAATCCTCAACGACCGGATTCGGGAACTCTCGAATTTCGAGCGTCTGGGTAAGTCGAGGCCGAGCGAGCGCGTGAGCGTGGAAGCCGACCGGGAGCGTGCGCAAGCGGATACCAAACAACTGGAAGGGGAACTCAATGCACTGAAGTACTTGATGGGTTTTTATTTGGGCGTCGAAACCCTCCCGCCTCTTGAGGAAGGTTCCGTCGACCCCGTAACCGCCCCCACGCTTCAGGAATGCGTGGACGATGTGACCAAACGCCCGGATATCGAGGCCCTCCGGGCCTCGGTGGAACGATATAAGAAAGAAGTTCGGTTTTACAAGGGCGGCTACGCACCAACCCTCGATTTCATCGGCCGCTACTACCCCTACCGCGTCGGTTTCGTGGAAGATATCGACTGGGATCTCGAGTTTGTTCTCAATTTCCCGTTTTTTGAGGGAGGGCAGACGCGGGCTGAAGTCAAAGGCGCCCTGGCGCGAGTGCGCCAAAGCGAACTCACGCTTCAAGAGACCGAACGCAAAGCGAAATACGAAGTACAAAGCAAACATGCCCTGCTTTTGGCGGCGCTCGAACGATATTCGGCCCTCTTGAAATCAACGGAACTTAATGAAAAAAATTATAAACTTCAGTCGAAGGAATACCGGCTGGGTCTGGTGACGAACTTGGACGTCCTGAAAGTTCTCGAACAATTTTATCAGACCCGCCGAGATCTGGAGAACACCCGCCTTCGAACGAAACAGCTGCTGGCGGAGCTGAACGCCGCGAGGGGAAAGATTCCGGCGGAGACGCCATGA